In Mytilus edulis chromosome 7, xbMytEdul2.2, whole genome shotgun sequence, a single genomic region encodes these proteins:
- the LOC139529998 gene encoding uncharacterized protein encodes MLMDRPSSPLSTSSMRPIDINSAHYYDKVISVITKKPSDRSNGDISQIKSWFQKKSDLFNQLNDEIIHDLVKNCEFMKTERDFLLIEQGEKGDCFFIILHGSVSIYINTTLELEKDLPDVSRNPDPLAERRESMGQVEDEKIKELDRSKYGIYVGEIECGKSFGELALINADSVRNATIITDETTDLIVIGRDLYNRCIKSFHAKEFAERKQFVESNPLFDKWHPKYKKQLAMSLKKEKFHFESVIIKQGTRFDGLRFIISGQAKVISDPFQHSTQYSHYYPLPNIEDLKKEEARESLRRELSAITGANGLKQKRTSRPKSSLNVYTSSESSSPRARSTSGRRSPLPIRRQLEFCLVAPQEILGDFEVAMNLNTFSYSITCMQETEIYVLNQTNFERLIEKRNPQVIKMIKNSVMEKYSVRMSWMKEKKDIPLFRYLLYKTEETERRKKLKK; translated from the exons ATGTTAATg GATAGACCCTCCTCACCCCTTTCTACATCAAGCATGCGACCCATCGATATTAACTCCGCTCATTATTATGATAAGGTAATCAGTGTTATAACAAAGAAACCCAGCGACAGATCAAATGGTGATATAAGCCAAATCAAATCATGGTTTCAAAAGAAGTCGGATTTATTTAACCAGCTAAATGACG AAATAATCCACGACTTGGTGAAAAATTGTGAATTTATGAAAACTGAACGCGACTTTCTCCTCATCGAGCAAGGCGAAAAAGGTGACTG CTTCTTCATCATATTGCATGGATccgtatctatatatataaataccacTCTGGAACTAGAAAAAGATTTACCTGATGTCTCCAGAAATCCAGACCCACTGGCAGAAAGGAGGGAGAGCATGGGTCAAGTAGAGGATGAAAAAATCAAAGAATTAGATCGATCAAAGTATGGCATATATGTGGGAGAAATAG AATGCGGCAAAAGCTTTGGAGAACTTGCACTTATAAACGCCGACAGCGTTAGAAATGCCACAATAATCACAGACGAGACTACAGATTTGATTGTAATTGGTAGAGATCTGTACAACAGATGTATTAAGTCTTTCCATGCTAAGGAATTTGCTGAAAGGAAACAGTTTGTCGAAAGTAATCCTTTATTTGACAAATGGCATCCAAAGTATAAAAAACAACTCGCAATGAGCTTGAAGAAGGAGAAGTTTCATTTTGAAAGCGTCATAATAAAACAAGGAACTCGGTTTGATGGTTTACGTTTTATAATCAG TGGCCAGGCGAAAGTGATATCAGATCCATTCCAGCATTCTACGCAATATTCTCACTACTATCCTTTACCAAACATTGAAGACTTAAAGAAGGAAGAAGCACGTGAATCACTTAGAAG ggAACTAAGTGCAATTACAGGGGCCAATGGTTTAAAACAAAAGCGTACAAGCAGACCGAAATCGTCCCTTAATGTTTATACCAGCAGCGAGTCCTCCTCCCCACGCGCGAGGTCAACAAGTGGTAGACGGTCACCATTACCAATACGTCGTCAACTAGAATTCTGTTTGGTAGCCCCTCAAGAAATATTAG GTGATTTTGAAGTCGCTATGAATTTGAATACCTTTTCATATTCTATCACATGCATGCAGGaaactgaaatatatgttttgaatCAGACAAATTTTGAAAGGTTAATCGAAAAACGAAATCCTCAAGTTATTAAAATGATCAAGAATTCCGTAATGGAAAAATACTCTGTTCGAATGTCTTGGATGAAAGAAAAGAAAGACATTCCTTTGTTCCGTTATTTACTATATAAGACTGAAGAGACAGAAAGaagaaagaaactaaaaaagtGA
- the LOC139529997 gene encoding uncharacterized protein, which translates to MDKMSRMSASKFRPSRKFNHFELTRPTDLAAAYHYDKVLGVLAKEPNERSDSDIYQIKSWFQKKSDLFNQLNDEIILDLIKNCEFVTVERDHVIIKQGDKGDCFFIILNGSVAIFIGSTITKEDGRKEGVLEEPELSTKDTEITDLQEDFKEMKFDRSNFGKYVGKIESGKSFGELALLNADCVRNASIIADEATDLIVINRELFNRCIRLFHAKEFEERNHFVETNPLFKGWLPKFKVQMAMSLRKEKLNFERVIVKQGDRFDGLRFITSGQAKLTSDSHLHSIQYPDYYPLPDVDELEKDEVRESLRQELKMNECKSATKSRPKLFTNDTDRSDKRSPKQSNRNIELCLICSQEIIGDMEVAMELDTYSYTVTCIQETEMYVLDQKNYERLIEKRHPQTIEKIKKSVQEKYSLTLSWIKDKKEIPLFRYLIYKIQKKERKQKIKQTEIKGQDKKISDDWIASSLKTGPLVDMFGPGSVFHIIRMKAKQRNMEKLDYKANKRITRECSRHNKYPA; encoded by the exons ATGGATAAAATGTCT AGGATGTCAGCGTCAAAATTCAGACCTTCAAGAAAGTTCAATCATTTTGAACTGACACGACCAACAGATCTCGCTGCTGCATATCATTATGATAAAGTACTAGGTGTTTTAGCCAAAGAACCAAATGAACGGTCGGATTCAGATATATACCAAATCAAATCTTGGTTTCAGAAAAAGTCAGATTTGTTTAACCAGTTGAACGATG AAATTATTCTTGATTTGATTAAGAACTGTGAATTTGTAACAGTTGAACGTGATCACGTGATTATCAAACAGGGTGACAAAGGCGATTG CTTCTTCATTATTCTGAATGGGTCCGTAGCGATCTTCATCGGTTCAACTATAACAAAGGAAGATGGGCGCAAGGAAGGAGTTTTAGAAGAACCTGAATTGTCGACAAAAGACACCGAAATAACTGACTTACAAGAGGATTTTAAAGAAATGAAGTTCGATCGttcaaattttggaaaatatgTTGGCAAAATAG AATCTGGTAAAAGTTTTGGAGAACTTGCACTTTTAAATGCTGATTGTGTTCGGAATGCATCCATTATTGCGGATGAGGCTACAGACTTGATTGTTATTAATCGGGAATTATTCAATAGATGTATCCGATTGTTTCATGCTAAAGAGTTTGAGGAACGAAACCATTTTGTTGAAACAAATCCATTATTTAAAGGATGGCTTCCTAAGTTTAAGGTACAAATGGCGATGAGCTTACGGAAGGAAAAGTTAAATTTTGAACGTGTCATTGTAAAACAAGGAGATCGTTTTGACGGTTTACGTTTTATTACCAG tgGCCAGGCCAAGCTCACATCTGACTCACACCTGCATTCTATCCAATATCCAGACTATTATCCTCTACCGGATGTTGACGAGCTGGAGAAAGATGAAGTTCGAGAATCACTTCGTCA GGAACTGAAGATGAATGAATGCAAATCAGCAACAAAATCCCGTCCAAAGCTCTTCACAAATGATACAGATAGGAGCGACAAACGTTCTCCAAAACAGAGCAATCGTAACATAGAACTTTGCTTAATCTGCTCTCAGGAAATCATTG GTGACATGGAAGTGGCCATGGAGCTAGACACATATTCATATACCGTTACATGTATACAGGAAACAGAAATGTATGTCTTAGACCAGAAAAATTACGAAAGGTTAATAGAAAAACGACATCCACAGACTATTGAAAAGATTAAAAAGTCAGTGCAAGAAAAATACTCTTTAACACTATCTTGGATAAAAGATAAGAAGGAAATTCCTTTATTTCGATATTTGATATACAAAATTCAAAAGAAGGAACGAAAgcagaaaattaaacaaacagaaataaaagGACAAGATAAAAAGATTTCAGACGATTGGATTGCATCTAGTCTTAAAACTGGACCTTTGGTTGATATGTTCGGACCTGGGAGTGTATTTCATATAATACGAATGAAAGCAAAACAGCGAAATATGGAAAAACTAGATTATAAAGCTAACAAACGCATAACCCGAGAATGCAGTAGACATAACAAATATCCAGCTTAA